One Pantoea eucalypti genomic region harbors:
- a CDS encoding RNA polymerase sigma factor FliA translates to MNDFYTAEGVMDKHSLWQRYVPLVRHEALRLQVRLPASVELDDLLQAGGIGLLNAVERYDALQGTAFTTYAVQRIRGAMLDELRSRDWAPRSVRRNAREVAGAMHRVEQSLGRSASEQEVAQQLNVSMEEYRQILLDTNNSQLFSYDEYREEHGDSAELVTEGHEEANPLHQLLEGSLRERVIEAIEALPDREKMVLTLYYQEELNLKEIGAVLDVGESRVSQLHSQAIKRLRARLAGAR, encoded by the coding sequence GTGAACGATTTCTATACCGCCGAAGGCGTGATGGACAAGCATTCGCTCTGGCAGCGCTACGTGCCGCTGGTGCGTCATGAAGCGTTGCGTCTGCAGGTTCGCCTGCCGGCAAGTGTTGAGCTTGACGACTTGCTGCAGGCAGGTGGGATAGGGCTGTTAAATGCCGTAGAGCGCTACGACGCGCTTCAGGGTACAGCCTTTACCACCTACGCCGTGCAGCGTATTCGTGGCGCAATGCTCGATGAGCTTCGCAGTCGGGACTGGGCACCACGCAGCGTGCGTCGTAACGCACGTGAGGTGGCTGGCGCAATGCACAGAGTTGAACAGTCGCTGGGACGTTCTGCTTCCGAGCAGGAAGTCGCGCAGCAGCTGAACGTTTCAATGGAGGAGTACCGGCAGATCCTGCTGGACACCAACAACAGTCAACTTTTCTCCTACGACGAGTATCGGGAAGAGCACGGCGACAGCGCGGAGCTGGTGACGGAAGGCCATGAAGAAGCCAATCCACTTCACCAGTTGCTTGAAGGGAGTCTGCGTGAGCGCGTCATTGAAGCGATCGAAGCGTTACCCGATCGTGAAAAGATGGTGCTGACACTGTACTACCAGGAAGAACTGAACCTGAAAGAGATTGGTGCGGTGCTTGATGTGGGTGAATCCCGTGTCAGCCAGCTGCACAGTCAGGCGATTAAACGCCTGCGGGCCCGACTTGCGGGAGCGCGCTAG
- the fliZ gene encoding flagella biosynthesis regulatory protein FliZ, whose amino-acid sequence MGAKTKARPLSRYLKDYKHSQSNCSHCGKVLDRMALVFRGQIINKEAIARMDQMIDEQLWLKLQPELTALCRFCSDIFCNTHPNYFDIMAFKQYLFEQTEMSPSTIREYVVRLRRLDEMLKAKNFPAEKLKGNSWHQCLESDLPDAGNNNYRIALRKYDQFLGWQQA is encoded by the coding sequence ATGGGAGCCAAGACCAAAGCCAGACCGTTAAGTCGTTATCTTAAAGACTATAAACACAGCCAGAGCAATTGTTCACACTGTGGCAAGGTATTAGATCGAATGGCGCTCGTTTTTCGTGGCCAGATCATCAATAAAGAGGCCATCGCTCGGATGGACCAGATGATTGATGAACAGCTGTGGCTGAAACTTCAGCCCGAGCTGACCGCGCTTTGTCGTTTTTGTAGTGATATTTTTTGCAATACCCATCCTAATTACTTCGACATTATGGCGTTTAAACAGTATCTGTTTGAACAGACAGAGATGAGCCCGAGCACGATTCGTGAGTATGTGGTGCGTCTCCGTCGACTGGATGAGATGCTGAAAGCCAAAAATTTCCCGGCCGAAAAGCTTAAAGGAAATAGCTGGCATCAGTGTCTGGAAAGCGATTTGCCCGATGCCGGTAATAACAATTACCGCATTGCGCTGCGCAAGTACGATCAGTTCTTAGGCTGGCAGCAGGCGTAA
- a CDS encoding HNH endonuclease signature motif containing protein codes for MRFNYDLLPGERLTFDEIARRYALQYPDEKELTARALLSPSTGLRTLKIRAVFAQEESNSPLEDLLFISHDNERKNYLRRFEHYLKQNLSFLYFRRSDNEKRENLWKVMGSSQVFAMIDPQSATAQNLLNSRGYKLVLMHQDDDDAYWQLFSPQADPCFPQSQRIQFIVVLSTPQHKVPAAVMPGTEVGRRVKARVLQRASQAEFSAGVKARYGACVMTGTELTDRHNWPWVEACHIDTQEGDDGVLADNSIDNGLFLRSDLQRLFINRLISINGESGEIQVHPGEEARQHIAPWYQELDGRVCSLWAAVPPATRQRLRARR; via the coding sequence ATGCGCTTCAATTACGACCTGTTACCGGGCGAGCGGCTGACCTTCGACGAGATCGCCCGGCGTTATGCTTTGCAATACCCTGATGAGAAAGAGCTGACAGCCCGCGCGTTACTCAGTCCCTCAACGGGCCTGCGCACGCTAAAAATTCGTGCGGTGTTTGCACAGGAGGAGAGTAACAGTCCGCTGGAGGACCTGCTGTTCATCTCCCATGACAACGAGCGAAAAAATTACCTGCGTCGTTTTGAGCACTATCTGAAGCAGAATCTCTCTTTCCTCTACTTCCGTCGCAGCGACAACGAGAAGCGCGAAAACCTGTGGAAAGTGATGGGCAGCAGTCAGGTTTTCGCGATGATCGATCCGCAATCCGCCACGGCACAAAACCTGCTGAACAGTCGCGGCTATAAACTGGTGCTGATGCATCAGGATGATGATGACGCTTACTGGCAGCTCTTCAGTCCCCAGGCCGATCCCTGTTTTCCGCAGTCGCAGCGCATTCAGTTCATCGTGGTGCTGAGCACGCCGCAGCACAAAGTTCCTGCGGCGGTCATGCCGGGTACTGAAGTCGGACGTCGAGTTAAAGCGCGGGTGCTGCAGCGTGCCAGTCAGGCGGAATTCAGCGCCGGTGTCAAAGCGCGCTACGGTGCCTGTGTAATGACCGGGACCGAACTGACCGACCGGCATAACTGGCCGTGGGTGGAAGCCTGCCATATCGATACCCAGGAAGGCGATGACGGCGTTCTGGCAGATAACAGCATCGACAATGGCCTGTTTTTACGCAGCGATTTACAGCGATTATTTATTAACCGACTGATTAGCATAAATGGTGAGTCGGGAGAGATTCAGGTGCACCCTGGCGAGGAGGCGCGGCAGCATATCGCGCCCTGGTATCAGGAGCTGGATGGTCGCGTCTGTAGCCTGTGGGCTGCCGTACCACCCGCCACGCGGCAACGGCTTCGCGCCCGTCGTTAA
- the tcyJ gene encoding cystine ABC transporter substrate-binding protein, which translates to MSFSRAGRQMVMGVMAVALIAGVNVKTFAAENLLNKIKERGTLLVGLEGTYPPFSFQDEKGKLTGFEVEFAEQLAQHMGVKASLKPTKWDGMLASLDAKRIDVVINQVTISDERKKKYDFSTPYTVSGIQALTMKANASTITKPADLAGKKVGVGLGTNYEQWLRENVKGVDIRTYDDDPTKYQDLRSGRLNAILVDRLAALDLVKKTGDTMAVAGDAFSRQESGVAMRKGNDDLLKAVNQAIADMQKDGSLSKLSQKWFGADVTK; encoded by the coding sequence ATGTCCTTTTCTCGTGCAGGTCGTCAGATGGTGATGGGCGTTATGGCTGTGGCGCTGATTGCAGGCGTCAACGTTAAAACCTTTGCAGCGGAAAACCTGCTGAACAAAATTAAAGAGCGCGGCACGCTGCTGGTGGGACTGGAAGGCACTTATCCGCCATTCAGCTTTCAGGATGAAAAGGGCAAGCTGACTGGCTTTGAAGTGGAATTCGCGGAACAGCTGGCGCAGCACATGGGCGTCAAAGCGAGCCTTAAACCCACCAAGTGGGATGGCATGCTGGCGTCACTCGACGCGAAGCGCATAGATGTGGTGATCAATCAGGTCACTATCTCTGATGAGCGCAAGAAGAAGTATGACTTCTCTACGCCATACACAGTCTCCGGTATTCAGGCACTGACCATGAAAGCCAACGCCAGCACCATCACCAAACCGGCTGATCTGGCCGGTAAGAAAGTGGGCGTGGGTCTGGGCACTAACTACGAGCAGTGGCTGCGCGAGAATGTGAAGGGCGTGGACATCCGTACCTATGATGATGACCCGACCAAATATCAGGATCTGCGTTCTGGCCGTCTGAATGCGATTCTGGTTGACCGTCTGGCCGCGCTGGATCTGGTGAAGAAAACCGGTGACACCATGGCCGTCGCGGGCGATGCGTTCTCCCGTCAGGAATCGGGCGTGGCGATGCGTAAAGGTAACGACGATCTGCTGAAAGCGGTCAACCAGGCTATTGCTGATATGC
- a CDS encoding D-cysteine desulfhydrase — protein MSLHLLHQFPRLELLGAPTPLEHLPRLSDYLGRDIFIKRDDFTPVAMGGNKLRKLEFLAADALREGADVLLTAGAIQSNHVRQTAAVAARLGLKCVALLENPIGTHAENYLSNGNRLLLDLMDAEVIMVDALHNPTEQLAEEATRLEAQGFRPYIVPVGGSNALGALGYVECAQEIAHQSEGVVDFAAVIVASGSAGTHAGLAVGLEHLLPETELVGVTVSRQVDAQLPLVERLRQSLAEKLEVQVKAPITLWDDYFAPRYGEPNDEGMAAVKLLAQLEGILLDPVYTGKAMAGLLDGISQNRFRREGPLLFIHTGGAPALFAYHPSV, from the coding sequence TTGTCTTTGCATTTGTTACACCAATTTCCTCGTCTTGAACTGCTGGGCGCACCGACGCCGTTAGAACATCTGCCACGGCTTTCTGATTATCTGGGGCGCGATATTTTCATCAAACGCGATGACTTCACGCCTGTCGCGATGGGTGGCAACAAGCTGCGCAAGCTGGAATTTCTGGCGGCCGATGCCCTGCGTGAAGGTGCCGATGTGTTACTGACTGCGGGCGCTATTCAGTCCAACCATGTGCGTCAGACGGCGGCAGTCGCTGCCCGGCTTGGCCTGAAGTGCGTAGCGCTGCTGGAAAACCCGATCGGTACACACGCTGAAAACTACCTGAGCAACGGCAACCGTCTGTTACTGGATCTGATGGATGCTGAAGTGATCATGGTGGATGCGCTGCACAATCCCACCGAACAGCTGGCTGAAGAGGCAACCCGGCTGGAAGCGCAGGGCTTTCGTCCTTACATCGTGCCGGTCGGCGGCTCAAATGCGCTGGGTGCACTAGGCTATGTGGAGTGTGCACAGGAGATCGCGCATCAGAGCGAAGGCGTGGTTGATTTCGCCGCCGTGATCGTTGCTTCCGGTAGTGCTGGCACCCATGCCGGACTGGCGGTAGGACTGGAGCATCTGCTGCCGGAAACCGAGCTGGTGGGCGTCACCGTTTCACGTCAGGTTGACGCGCAGCTGCCGCTGGTTGAGCGGCTGCGTCAGTCGCTGGCAGAGAAGCTGGAAGTACAGGTTAAGGCACCGATCACCCTGTGGGATGACTATTTTGCGCCACGCTACGGCGAGCCGAATGATGAAGGCATGGCGGCAGTAAAACTGCTGGCGCAGCTGGAAGGGATACTGCTGGATCCGGTTTATACCGGCAAGGCGATGGCCGGACTGCTGGATGGCATCAGCCAGAATCGTTTCCGCCGTGAAGGTCCGTTGCTGTTTATTCATACGGGCGGGGCACCGGCGTTATTTGCTTATCATCCTTCAGTCTGA